The following nucleotide sequence is from Rubrivirga sp. SAORIC476.
GGCCCGGTCGCCCGCATCGTGGACGCGCTGCACGAGTGCCAGGGCGCCTTCTCCCTCGTCATCCTGACGGACGACGCGCTGATCGCGGCCCGCGACCCGAACGGCTTCCGCCCGCTCGCGCTCGGCACGCTGCCCGCCACCGATGGCCGCGAGCACCCGGCCTGGGTGGTCGCCTCGGAGTCGTGCGCGTTCGACATCATCGGGGCCGAGTACGTCCGCGACATCGAGCCGGGCGAGATCCTGGTGATCGACCGCGAGGGCGTCCAGCGCGTGGCCGAGGGCGGCGACTTCAACGGCGTCTGCATGCCGCGGCCGCACGGCGTCAGCCAGTGCGTGTTCGAGTACGTCTACTTCTCCCGCCCGGACTCGAAGGTGTTCGGGACGACCGTCGACAAAGTGCGCCGCAAGATGGGCAAGCGCCTCGCGCACGACGCGCCGGTGCCGTTCGTGGCCAAGGGCGAGGGCAAGCGGCCCATCGTGATGTCCGTGCCGGACTCGTCCAACACGGCAGCCATCGGCTACGTCTCGGAGTCCAACAAGATGGGCAACCGGTGCAAGCTGGACATCGGCCTGATCCGCAACCACTACGTCGGGCGGACCTTCATCTCGCCGGGGCAGTCGAGCCGCGAGCAACGCGTGCGGACCAAGTTCAACCCGGTCGCGGGCGTCTTGAAGGACCGGATTGTGGTGATGGTAGACGACTCGATCGTGCGCGGCACGACGGCGCAGGCGCTCGTCAAAATGGTGCGCGAGGCGGGCGCGGCTGAGGTCCACTTCCGCTCTGCCAGCCCGCCGGTCCGCTGGCCGTGCTTCTACGGCATGGACTTCCCGTCGCGCGAGGAGCTCGCCGCCAATAAGCACGGCGCCGTCGACAAGATCGCCGAGTGGCTGGGGGTAGACTCGCTGGGCTACCTCTCCGTGGAGGGGATGCTGGCGGCCGTCGAGGAGGCGCACGAGACGCGCGAGCGCTACTGCCACGCGTGCTTCTCGGGCGAGTACCCGGTGCCGATCGAGACGGGCGTGGTCAAGGAAGAGAACGACTGGTAGCCGCTCCGCCTCGGTGCGGAGTCGGAGCGGCCCCGGCCTCGCTCAGCTCCCCTGGCGGAGGTAGAAGCTGATGGCCGTCCAGCTCGGCTTGAGCCGGATGCTGTCGCTTTCCTGCTCCACCTCGATGGTGGTGCTGGCATCCCCCTTTTTCTTGAAGGTGATGGTGCTGCCCGCGCCCGAACAGCTGGCCTCGAACGTGTTGTGGCTCGCCTGGCTCCCCGTCACCTTCACGTCGACGGACCAGTCGTCCGACGCCTTGTCGAGCGTGACCGTCCAGTCCCCCGAGCCCGCGTGATAGTCGTACGATCCGCTCCCCGCGAAGTGATCGGAGGTGTAGTCGGTGACGTGTCCCGACCCGACTTTGATGTCGTCGTCGGAGATCCGAACCTCGCATTTCGCGTCGATCGAGCTCCCGGTCGGGAAGGCGTTGTCGGGTGGGTTGACGTGCTTGAGATCACACATGGTCGCTTGGCGGTTGGTGAGGTGTGCACCCGGGACGGAGCGTGGCACGCTGGACGCCGCCGGATCAGAGAACGGGTGACCCGAGTCGGTGGAGCAGGCCACGCCGCGACGATGCGAGACGCACGGGGCCGAGGCCCAAAGCTGCCGATCGAGCTGATGCCAACGTATCGACCCGCCCGCTCGCCTCAACCCTAT
It contains:
- the purF gene encoding amidophosphoribosyltransferase encodes the protein MDKARDHCGIFGVFNHPDAARLSYFGLHALQHRGQESAGIVTSVYDETKGRRVMPVLKDFGLVLDVFTDKARFDDTLVGDAAIGHTRYSTSGSATNPANIQPFVAHDREGHFALAHNGNLSNARALRERLVERGTLFSSSSDTELILHLAAQSQQEGPVARIVDALHECQGAFSLVILTDDALIAARDPNGFRPLALGTLPATDGREHPAWVVASESCAFDIIGAEYVRDIEPGEILVIDREGVQRVAEGGDFNGVCMPRPHGVSQCVFEYVYFSRPDSKVFGTTVDKVRRKMGKRLAHDAPVPFVAKGEGKRPIVMSVPDSSNTAAIGYVSESNKMGNRCKLDIGLIRNHYVGRTFISPGQSSREQRVRTKFNPVAGVLKDRIVVMVDDSIVRGTTAQALVKMVREAGAAEVHFRSASPPVRWPCFYGMDFPSREELAANKHGAVDKIAEWLGVDSLGYLSVEGMLAAVEEAHETRERYCHACFSGEYPVPIETGVVKEENDW